In the genome of Amaranthus tricolor cultivar Red isolate AtriRed21 chromosome 15, ASM2621246v1, whole genome shotgun sequence, one region contains:
- the LOC130801670 gene encoding pentatricopeptide repeat-containing protein At1g77405: protein MLATKPLFYHHRSPIVNQVLTLMIKDTPFNLFNPPASFSWTSESVSDVLRSIPTFFFIPTRSIGRQSNPTRHRAPLKQRNLSLESNKLQKGTLVLGPAAHRDPTSIDHGVLKSTQFFYWVESHSGFTHDETTVKEMAIVFAKANKLINLWNFLKEMSRRDNNGLVTTMSITCLIKCLGEQGLVNEAFHAFCRLRQFHCKPDVYAYNTIILALCRVGFFKKAKSLLQKMELPGFQCQPDTYTYTILISSYCKYAMQIGSRKAIRRRIWEANHLFRLMLFKGFVPDIVTYNSLIDGCCKTNRIERALELFDDMKKRGCVPNRITYDSFIRYYSTVNEIDKGIEMLRRMHETNHGTPSTSSYTPIIHALCEVGRATDAWRFLVELVNGGSIPREYTYKLVLDGLRSSGRADLLNEGMCKRIEDGIVVRYRQRMMTKPHMNHKGSIVVVEDH, encoded by the coding sequence ATGTTGGCAACAAAACCTCTGTTCTACCATCATCGTTCTCCTATCGTCAACCAAGTACTTACCCTCATGATCAAGGACACTCCATTCAATCTCTTTAATCCACCCGCTTCATTCTCATGGACCTCCGAGTCCGTATCCGATGTACTCCGTTCCATACCCACTTTCTTCTTCATTCCTACCCGCTCCATTGGCCGTCAATCCAACCCGACCCGCCACCGTGCTCCACTTAAACAACGCAACCTTTCATTAGAATCCAATAAACTCCAAAAAGGAACCCTTGTTCTAGGCCCTGCTGCCCATCGTGACCCAACCAGTATTGATCATGGCGTTTTAAAGTCCACCCAGTTTTTTTACTGGGTCGAATCTCATTCTGGGTTCACCCATGATGAAACCACCGTCAAGGAGATGGCCATTGTTTTTGCTAAAGCTAATAAACTGATTAATCTCTGGAATTTTCTTAAAGAAATGAGCAGAAGAGATAATAATGGGCTTGTAACTACCATGTCTATTACCTGTTTGATAAAATGCTTAGGTGAACAAGGACTTGTAAATGAGGCGTTTCATGCTTTCTGTAGATTGCGACAGTTTCACTGTAAGCCTGATGTTTATGCTTACAATACTATAATTCTTGCTCTTTGTAGAGTTGGGTTTTTTAAGAAAGCTAAGTCTTTATTGCAGAAAATGGAATTACCTGGGTTTCAATGCCAGCCTGATACCTACACATACACAATTTTAATAAGCTCGTATTGCAAGTATGCAATGCAAATTGGGTCTAGGAAGGCTATTCGTCGTAGGATTTGGGAAGCTAATCATTTGTTTAGGTTGATGTTGTTTAAGGGTTTTGTTCCTGATATTGTTACTTACAATAGTTTGATTGATGGTTGTTGTAAAACTAATAGGATTGAGAGAGCTCTTGAGCTTTTTGATGATATGAAGAAGAGGGGTTGTGTTCCAAACCGGATTACTTATGATTCGTTTATTAGATATTATAGCACGGTGAATGAGATTGATAAAGGTATTGAAATGTTGAGGAGAATGCATGAAACGAACCATGGAACGCCGAGTACTAGCTCCTACACTCCGATTATTCATGCGTTGTGTGAAGTGGGAAGAGCAACTGATGCTTGGAGGTTTCTTGTGGAGCTTGTGAATGGAGGTTCCATCCCTAGGGAGTACACTTACAAGTTGGTTCTTGATGGATTACGCTCGAGTGGAAGAGCAGATTTGCTGAATGAAGGAATGTGTAAAAGAATTGAGGATGGTATAGTAGTTAGATATAGGCAAAGAATGATGACTAAACCCCATATGAATCATAAAGGTTCCATTGTTGTAGTTGAAGATCATTGA
- the LOC130801278 gene encoding uncharacterized protein LOC130801278, which yields MGKEGELWDDSVLITAFDQAISKYKKMHGKGYKETPNTGAADLNINNSVAPAASNTSGEDTSNPEILDGGNENGLGAVPESLKTSNRNGAADSEVTGEHALESNVLPLQDQSHNYSTSLDVDEYNQLYKQYYEVEEQRQKILQKLQNFSSGQYPYTSEVPVSGSQWGTSSATQEYQSYISQVPCGAMVVSCCPCPSQCSMASCSLPCPLNGVSACNSGVNSSATMDLGKFSAVEDNIVKTAMGAAEKAISALKINASDSKEENKTDSVVEQKATVGTDLSTVLNVWYSAGFYTGKYLTEQCFVKKQHN from the exons ATGGGTAAAGAAGGTGAACTGTGGGACGATTCTGTTCTTATTACTGCTTTCGATCAAGCCATCTCCAAGTATAAG AAAATGCACGGAAAAGGGTACAAGGAAACTCCAAATACTGGTGCTGCGGATCTCAATATTAACAATTCAGTTGCTCCTGCTGCATCTAATACTTCTGGAGAAGATACTAG TAATCCAGAAATACTTGATGGAGGGAATGAAAACGGTCTGGGTGCTGTTCCGGAAAGTCTGAAAACTTCTAACAGAAATGGAGCTGCAGATTCAGAAGTTACAGGAGAACATGCACTTGAGTCAAATGTTTTGCCCTTGCAGGATCAGTCCCATAATTACTCAACCTCTTTAGATGTGGATGAATACAATCAGCTATATAAACAGTACTATGAAGTCGAGGAGCAAAGGCAAAAAATTCTACAGAAGCTGCAGAACTTCAGCAGTGGGCAATATCCATACACAAGTGAAGTGCCTGTATCTGGCTCACAGTGGGGTACCAGTTCTGCTACCCAAGAATATCAATCATATATTAGTCAAGTGCCTTGTGGAGCAATGGTTGTTTCTTGCTGCCCATGCCCTAGCCAATGTTCCATGGCTTCTTGCTCTTTACCTTGCCCCTTAAATGGTGTTTCTGCTTGTAATTCTGGTGTAAATTCGTCAGCAACAATGGATCTGGGAAAGTTTTCAGCAGTTGAAGATAATATTGTGAAGACGGCAATGGGAGCTGCAGAAAAAGCAATATCTGCATTGAAGATTAATGCTTCTG ACTCAAAAGAGGAGAACAAAACCGACAGTGTAGTAGAACAAAAGGCAACCGTTGGAACAGATCTAAGCACAGTTCTGAATGTGTGGTATTCTGCTGGGTTTTACACTGGCAA GTATCTAACCGAGCAGTGTTTTGTTAAGAAGCAACATAATTAG